TCTGCGCTGCCGGAACACTTCGCTGACCAGCTCCCGCAGCCATTGGTTTGCGGGCTCCCGGGCAAAGCGCCAGCTCCAGTGCAGCGACACATCGAAGGCACTCTCGGGCAGATCGGCCTGCAGCACCACATAGCCGCCCTGTGCCTCAAAGGTTTCGGCAATCTCGGCAGGCATGATGACGGCCAGATCCGTCTGCTGCACGATGGAGGGCACGGCCATGAAGTGGGCCGCCGACAGGCGCACCTGATCCTGCAGCTCGAGCTTGCGCAGAATGCGCAGTGTCTCGGAGTGAGAGCGCACGGCCACATAGTCGAGACCGCGCAAATGCTCGGCATCCAGCTTCTGGGACTTCAGGCCCCTGAGCACCGGATGTCCCCGGCGCAGCAATAGCGCGTAGTGGTCGGACAGCAGCACCTTCTGCTGCGTGCCCGTCACACCGGGCAGAAAGCCTATCGCGATATCCAGCGAGCCGCGATCCAGCGCATCGGCAATCTCGCCCATGGGCATGGGCAGGGTTTCCAGCTGCACATGGGGTGCCCGCCCGCGCAGGGCCTGCATCAGCGGCGGCAGGAAGCGCGCTTCGCCGATATCGCTGAGGTGAATGCGAAAGCACTGATTCGCCTGCAAGGGGTCGAAGGTGTGCGCCTCCGCCAGAGCCACTTCCAAGGTTGCCAGCGCCGTCCTCACCGCCTGCGCCAGCCGCTCGGCACGCGGCGTGGGGCGCACGCCGCCATGCATGCGCTCGAACAGCGGGTCGCCCAGCAACTGGCGCAGCCGCGTCACCGCCTGGCTGGCGGCGGGCTGGGACAGGCCCAGCTCCTGCGAAGCACGGCTGACGCTGCCATGGCGAAACACCGCATCGAAAACACGCAGCAGATTGAGGTCCAGGCCCGATATATCCATAAAACGAATATCTCTTAGATGCTTTATTCAATTGCTGGAAATTATGCCGCCATGCAAGATAGGCCTGAAGCGCTCCACCCCACGAAGAGCGGCCAGATCAAGGAAACCTACTGTGCAAGTCACGCCTCAAGTCGCCACCCCGTCCGATAGCTACACCGTTCGCCACGCCGTCATCGCCATGCTGCGCGAGCTGGGCATGACCCGCATCTTTGGCAACCCCGGCTCGACAGAGCTGCCGCTGTTTCGCGACTACCCCGAGGATTTCTCCTATG
This DNA window, taken from Comamonas testosteroni TK102, encodes the following:
- a CDS encoding LysR family transcriptional regulator; protein product: MDISGLDLNLLRVFDAVFRHGSVSRASQELGLSQPAASQAVTRLRQLLGDPLFERMHGGVRPTPRAERLAQAVRTALATLEVALAEAHTFDPLQANQCFRIHLSDIGEARFLPPLMQALRGRAPHVQLETLPMPMGEIADALDRGSLDIAIGFLPGVTGTQQKVLLSDHYALLLRRGHPVLRGLKSQKLDAEHLRGLDYVAVRSHSETLRILRKLELQDQVRLSAAHFMAVPSIVQQTDLAVIMPAEIAETFEAQGGYVVLQADLPESAFDVSLHWSWRFAREPANQWLRELVSEVFRQRR